Within Bacteroidota bacterium, the genomic segment AAACTTTCAAAGTTAATTAAAAAGATTAGAATTTTTTACATGTATTTAGTGTCTCTTAAAAAAACTCTACAAAACTAAAAGTCTCACTTGTCTGACGGTAAAGGTAGGTAAAAAATCTTAGAAATCATAAAATTTGATAGTTTTCTTAGAGGCACTAATTAGTAAATATTGAGCATCACGATATTCATAAGCTCGTGCTGCCATTGGTCTCATTCCTGTATCATCAATATTGACACTTTTTCCTGTTTGTTTGTATTGTACATTTACTATATTTGGCATATTATTTTCTCTCTTTTGTTTCTGGTATCTTCTTTAATTCTCTGTCAAAATCACTTTCAAACAAACGATCTTGAACAATGCGGTAGCGTTCAAATTCGCTATCAGCATGAGCTTTTGCAATTTCTGCTGTTACCTTCCCAGCATTCTGTAATATCTTTCTGTCCGTTACTTCTATAAAGCGGTTTAGCCGTGTTTCCCAATCTTCCATAGTCAATGGTATTTGCCTTAAAGCCATATCTTCGGCAATATCGAGATAAGCAGAAACTAAACGTTGCAATTGCTCCAATTCCTTTGTCGATAAATAATTCTTTGCGATGCTAACATCAAATTTCTGAATTTTGCCTTTGGGAGCATCTTTCCATGTTGTCAGTCCCATTTTATCTTTTTTATGATTTGCCCTATCAACAATTACTTCGGCAGCGGTTTGTCCATGAATAGCCCAATGTAATTTATTTTGGACAGTAGCAAAAAAGCGTTTTGTTGACTGTGATTTTACATCATAATCTATTGCAGTAGCATATATATCTGTTATTTTTTGATAAAATTTTCGTTCGCTCAAACGAATTTCCCGAATCCGTTGTAATTGTTCTTCAAAATATTTTTTACCAAGTATTGACCCATCATTCTTAAGACGCTCATCATCCATGGTAAAACCTTTAATGGTAAACTCCTGAATAATAGTTGTTGCCCATTTGCGAAACTGCACTGCCCGTTCTGAATTTACTTTGTAACCTACTGCAATAATTGCCGAAAGATTATAGTGCTTTGTTTTGTAGTTTTTACCATCGGTAGCAGTTATTCGAAAATTTCGAATAACTGAATTTTCTTGCAATTCACTATCAGAAAATATCTTTTTTAAATGATAATTAATGGTGTGAGTTTCTACATTGTAGAGTGTGCCCATCATTTTTTGTGTTAGCCAAATATTTTCATCGGCATACACCGTTTCAACACCCCCTTCACCATTAGAAGCTATAAATGTTAAATACTCAGCAGCTGAAGAGCGGACTAATGCATTGGTATTTTTTGATGTATCTTTCATAATTATTTTCCGTATTTTTCTATC encodes:
- a CDS encoding virulence RhuM family protein, with protein sequence MKDTSKNTNALVRSSAAEYLTFIASNGEGGVETVYADENIWLTQKMMGTLYNVETHTINYHLKKIFSDSELQENSVIRNFRITATDGKNYKTKHYNLSAIIAVGYKVNSERAVQFRKWATTIIQEFTIKGFTMDDERLKNDGSILGKKYFEEQLQRIREIRLSERKFYQKITDIYATAIDYDVKSQSTKRFFATVQNKLHWAIHGQTAAEVIVDRANHKKDKMGLTTWKDAPKGKIQKFDVSIAKNYLSTKELEQLQRLVSAYLDIAEDMALRQIPLTMEDWETRLNRFIEVTDRKILQNAGKVTAEIAKAHADSEFERYRIVQDRLFESDFDRELKKIPETKERK